AACAATATTGTATCAGATTGGTTTGGGAAGCTTGAAATAGCTAAATGTAATCCTTGGAAGGGAAAAGTATTTATTAAAAATATTTATTCACTTTTGGGAGTTGAAATTAGTGGAGAAATAAACTATGATGCGGCTACCATATATTTAACTGCATGGAAAAACTGTGAATTTAGTTTGTTTGAAAAAAAGATAAAAATGAATAAGGATGAAAAAATAAAAATAGCCCTCAATTTAAAAACTAAGCAAATCGTAGATAAAAGAGATTTTTAGTCACAGATAAGCAAAATAACTAATTTAAAATTAGACATAAGCAATTGATTCTTCTCAGAATGTTGGCCCTTTCTGAAATCGCTTGGACAGGATTTATAAATTAATACAATTCTTTTAGTTTGAAATTTTCAAATCTTTCTTTGACAGACGGGCAAATTATTTTAAAAGCTTTAACATTTCTTTGGCATAGCGTTCGCCAATCAACCTTTGGCTTGCAGAGTTAAAATGAGTGCCTTCCATGGTTTTTGTCCCTTCTGTGGTGATTACCCCGGTATGGGAAACCCTTGATGGAAGCTGAATGATCATTTCATTGAATGCATGCCGTTCGGGGTTGTCTTCCGACAGCTGGCCTGCAACAAATGGCAAATCAGGGTTCCCTAAGTCAGTGCGGAGTGATTGGATCAATTCTGCAATATCTTTAAGATAGGTGTCTGTTTTTGCTACATCTGATTCACCCTGATGCCAGATAATACCTTTTAACGTGCCATACCTCATGGCCATTTTTGCCCGTTTTACAGCTTCGTTGTAAAGTGTAGCCCCTGGTTTCCATTCAGAAATTGAGGTTCCCCCTTTAGCATTTACCACCAGGCCTATTTGCTTCCCTTTTAGGGCTTTGGCCATTTGTCGGGCAAATGTATAGCCCGGTCCCAATTTTTGCATAGACAGGCTTTTTCTTACCGTGGAATATTTGTTCAACGGGTTGGCAGCTTTTTCCCATTCTTTTCCACTTATTCCGGTAAAAAGAAATACATTTTTCAATGAATCCTTGTCCTGTGGCTCAATTTCTGCCCTTCCTGCCATATTTGACTGGCCGATAAGAAGGAAAACATCAAGTTTAGCAGGTTGTTTTTTCTTACTGATGCTTTTTTTGTTGGCCAGGGCCGTCTGACAGTTGACGGTTGGGCAAAAAAACAATGGTGCCAGGAAAAAGATAATTATTAACTGAATTTTTAATCTCATATTTTTCATTTCTGCTGTCTTTTGATTGTAAAGTCTTTTGATAATTAATCGAATATCTATTTTGAATTAAGCCCGTCAAAATATTTGATCAGGGCAAAACGGTTCAGGTTTAATTGTTTCATCGCGTTGGTTAAAGGCCTGTAAAGATTATAATAATTATCGACAATCCCTTTATTGGCATCCGTATTCGAGGGTTCGGCGTTTGCTTCAGTAGGATCGTTATCCATATATTTAAACCAGTGCCAGCCTACGCAATTTTTCGATTCCAGCAATCCCAGACAAAAATTCTGGTATGCTTTACCCCGGTCTTCCTGAGTTTTTACTTCCCAACCTGCCCCTGAGGTATTGCCTAGTTTTGAATCTTCCCCTTTTGTGTAGAATTCTGTAATTATAAATGGCTTTCCGGAAAATTCAGACCATTGTAACATGATTTTTTGAGAAGGCGTCCAGGTCCCATAATAGTTGATACTCAAAATATCGACATAACTGCCTGCTGCTTTCATAAAAGCAGGAACATTTCTTTCACTGCCATATAACCGGGCACCCAAATAAATATGATGTGGATCATATTTTTTGATGGCTTTGCTTACGATTGAAAAATATCGTTCAGCAACATATCCTAAAAATTCTTCACGGATAGAATCGTTTATCTGTTCTTTAGTTATTCCTTTTTTATCCATCCAGGCTTGAGCTGCCTGGTGGCCCAAATCTTTTTCGGGTAAGTTTAAATATCCTTCAAGGTTTTTTAAACTGAAAGGCATCTCATTATCTGAAAAATAACCAAATAAATTCGGATCGTTTTTATAGGCTACTAATTTCTTTGCCTCTTCGTTGCAATATTTTTCAAAGTCCGGATCAAAAACGAAGATAACATTATTGGGATAACCCTTATGACCAGGTACCTGATAAGTGCCACCCCGTTTGTTACCATAACCACTCATGAAATCAAGATTAATCGTGTACGATAACACTTTGGATGTTTTATTATTGCTTTTTACAATTGCTTTAATGTCGGACCATGAACCTGTACCGTTAAACCCTAAATTGATGATTTCATTATGCGTTTGATTAATCCAGTTTTCCGTGTTATTGAATTTTTGTTCTAAAGCCTCCTGATTACGTTTCGATTTTCCTTGAGAAACCGTGTTTACGGCAACATGTAATCCCGGATGACCAAAAGGATCGATAACCCACCAACGCCCGTTTATTTTTTCAGCATGAAAATAGCCGGTTGCCTTATAGGTCCTGGTTTCATCATTACCGTATTTGTCCATGTTAAAATTTAAAGTGGGCTTAAAATCTGTGAAATTATCAATTAACCTGGTTTCATATGATTTCCATGGACCCCAAAAAGAATTTGTTGATTTATCATGGCTACGGGTTCTTGCTTCTACATTTACTGAAGAATAATGGCCACTTTGTTGTGCCTGGGTAATTCCAAAGGTGATTAAAAAAATAAGTGCACTTGCAATTTTAATTTTCATACCTGGTTTTTTAGTTTTAGGTTAAAATAAACAATATATCTGGTGATCAAAAAGATGAAAATAAATATTTATCTAATAAATAGCAAATCAATCGATTAGTTGATTTGCTCGATGTGATAAAGTCCCGCCTTATAGTTACGATTTATTATATAAAAAGAAGTGCAATATAGTTAAAAGTGAATCAATATGTGGGTTTGAGAAAAAATAAAGGTTTTAAAAAGAGAATGGTTTTGAATCAAAAATATCTAATCAAAAAGATAAAAGTGAAGCAACCTTTTTGTCCTTACCCGGTTTTTGGCCCTTATAAAAATATTTCTAAAAGATGATATAAAAAAGCCTGTGAATGAAAGATATAGATACTTTCATTCACAGGCTTGAATATTTAATTTAAACTAAGTTTTCTGTTTATTTTTTCTGTAATGGTTTAATGATTATGGCCTGTCCTCCTGAAGCTCTTAAAGTTACAGAAATTGTTGTTTTGTAATCAACCTTTTTTTTCTGGATGCCAACATGCGTGCGTGTATTCACGGAAGGATCATCAGAATAGAAAGTGGCTTCATATTTT
The Bacteroidota bacterium genome window above contains:
- a CDS encoding sialate O-acetylesterase; this translates as MKNMRLKIQLIIIFFLAPLFFCPTVNCQTALANKKSISKKKQPAKLDVFLLIGQSNMAGRAEIEPQDKDSLKNVFLFTGISGKEWEKAANPLNKYSTVRKSLSMQKLGPGYTFARQMAKALKGKQIGLVVNAKGGTSISEWKPGATLYNEAVKRAKMAMRYGTLKGIIWHQGESDVAKTDTYLKDIAELIQSLRTDLGNPDLPFVAGQLSEDNPERHAFNEMIIQLPSRVSHTGVITTEGTKTMEGTHFNSASQRLIGERYAKEMLKLLK
- a CDS encoding agarase, whose product is MKIKIASALIFLITFGITQAQQSGHYSSVNVEARTRSHDKSTNSFWGPWKSYETRLIDNFTDFKPTLNFNMDKYGNDETRTYKATGYFHAEKINGRWWVIDPFGHPGLHVAVNTVSQGKSKRNQEALEQKFNNTENWINQTHNEIINLGFNGTGSWSDIKAIVKSNNKTSKVLSYTINLDFMSGYGNKRGGTYQVPGHKGYPNNVIFVFDPDFEKYCNEEAKKLVAYKNDPNLFGYFSDNEMPFSLKNLEGYLNLPEKDLGHQAAQAWMDKKGITKEQINDSIREEFLGYVAERYFSIVSKAIKKYDPHHIYLGARLYGSERNVPAFMKAAGSYVDILSINYYGTWTPSQKIMLQWSEFSGKPFIITEFYTKGEDSKLGNTSGAGWEVKTQEDRGKAYQNFCLGLLESKNCVGWHWFKYMDNDPTEANAEPSNTDANKGIVDNYYNLYRPLTNAMKQLNLNRFALIKYFDGLNSK